In Tepidimicrobium xylanilyticum, one DNA window encodes the following:
- a CDS encoding CobW family GTP-binding protein, with protein sequence MTVKIDIVSGFLGAGKTTMIKKLLGGEVLGNGIAIIENEFGDISIDSNRLEESGIEIKEISSGCICCTLSGDFQKAIKELIKEHNPNRIIIEPTGVGRLTDIISIINVIKESEDIELNMVMTIVDVLEFEDFIDVFGDFFIDQIQYANIIAISKTQLTDELRVNSVIGSIRKINSNANIIATPWDELEARDILDVVKSSILNEDTCLYDGHCCNHGHHHDHNHEDDSANTFDYYSFETMKIYSHEELAYILSSLKNPIYGKVLRAKGFLLDADRKWVDFDFTPSNYDIRKGRVKTIGQVAVIGKDLNINSIRNLFD encoded by the coding sequence ATGACTGTAAAAATAGATATTGTTTCTGGCTTTTTAGGAGCAGGGAAAACAACTATGATAAAAAAGCTATTAGGTGGAGAGGTATTAGGAAATGGAATTGCCATAATAGAAAATGAATTTGGAGATATTAGTATAGATTCTAATAGACTAGAGGAATCGGGTATTGAAATAAAAGAAATATCCTCAGGGTGTATTTGTTGTACACTTTCGGGAGATTTTCAAAAAGCAATTAAGGAACTGATTAAGGAACATAATCCCAATAGAATTATAATTGAACCAACTGGTGTAGGAAGATTGACTGACATAATCTCTATAATTAATGTGATTAAAGAATCTGAGGATATTGAATTAAATATGGTCATGACAATAGTGGATGTATTGGAATTTGAAGATTTTATTGATGTTTTTGGGGATTTCTTTATAGATCAAATCCAATATGCAAATATTATTGCTATTAGTAAAACTCAATTAACTGATGAACTTAGAGTTAATAGTGTAATAGGGTCTATTAGGAAAATAAACTCTAATGCTAATATAATTGCCACACCATGGGATGAATTGGAAGCTAGGGATATTTTAGATGTTGTAAAATCAAGTATATTAAATGAGGATACTTGTTTGTATGATGGTCATTGTTGTAATCATGGCCATCATCATGACCATAACCATGAAGATGATTCAGCTAATACTTTTGACTATTATTCTTTTGAAACAATGAAAATATATAGTCATGAAGAGTTAGCTTATATTTTAAGTTCCTTAAAGAATCCAATTTATGGGAAGGTTTTAAGGGCTAAAGGTTTTCTTTTAGATGCTGATAGGAAGTGGGTTGATTTTGATTTTACACCTAGTAATTATGATATTCGAAAAGGAAGAGTGAAAACCATAGGTCAAGTTGCAGTTATAGGAAAGGATTTAAATATAAATTCCATTAGGAATTTATTTGATTAA
- a CDS encoding ASKHA domain-containing protein, which translates to MPKVSFAKENICIEVEKNTILLDAIRKANLNIETPCNGMGFCGKCKVIAKGQLSEPTDREEKIINGEKNERLSCMAEILGDVEVELIEKQKVLKTINKGFSIDVEIDGPVKLVKLPEINRLSPVPYVDDIGYKVSSPDLYRKIAFIEEGSFKEIWGVVFEDKLLDICTYKKDILGLAIDIGTTGVSYYLVDLSNGEIVKNLSSLNPQTQYGGDVLTRITYCMENSSGAVKLQELIIDEINNSINKIVDDYYSISDIYHIAIAANTTMIHLLLGINPRSLAVSPYRSVFLDCQSIKARDISIKANDEALLTIIPSASSYVGGDIVSGIMASGFQNNKKAVYIDIGTNGELAALRDGKIICTSTAAGPALEGMNIECGCRAEDGAIERFDIDEEYNIHYSTIGNSKAIGICGSGLIDIAGALVRRGIIMKSGRWNKDIHPKLAERLVDKKFYITDDVYISQKDIRQIQLAKGAIAAGVTMMLDQIGLGIEDIPLIYIAGAFGYHINPNNIKEIGLIPKGFNGDIKFLGNTSLEGARLALINADCYKMVYDIKENMEVLELSLKENFQDVFVSHLNF; encoded by the coding sequence ATGCCAAAAGTAAGTTTTGCTAAAGAAAATATATGTATTGAAGTTGAAAAAAATACAATTTTACTGGATGCTATTAGAAAAGCTAATCTAAACATTGAAACACCTTGTAATGGCATGGGATTTTGCGGAAAATGTAAGGTAATAGCTAAAGGACAATTATCTGAACCAACGGATAGGGAAGAAAAGATTATCAATGGGGAAAAGAATGAACGACTATCATGTATGGCAGAAATTTTAGGTGATGTAGAAGTAGAATTAATAGAAAAACAAAAAGTGTTAAAGACAATTAATAAGGGTTTTAGTATTGACGTAGAAATTGATGGTCCTGTTAAACTAGTAAAGCTTCCTGAGATAAACAGGTTAAGTCCTGTTCCATATGTAGACGATATAGGGTATAAAGTTAGCTCACCAGATTTATATAGAAAGATTGCTTTTATTGAAGAAGGTAGTTTTAAAGAAATTTGGGGTGTAGTTTTTGAGGATAAGCTATTAGATATTTGTACTTATAAGAAGGATATATTAGGCTTAGCCATAGATATTGGAACTACAGGCGTTTCATATTATCTAGTTGATTTATCTAACGGAGAAATAGTTAAGAACCTATCCTCTTTAAATCCTCAGACCCAGTATGGCGGAGATGTACTAACAAGGATTACATATTGTATGGAAAACTCATCAGGCGCTGTTAAACTTCAGGAGTTAATAATAGATGAAATAAATAATTCAATTAATAAAATCGTTGATGATTATTATAGTATTAGTGATATTTATCATATTGCTATTGCGGCAAATACCACAATGATACATTTATTATTGGGAATAAACCCTAGATCATTAGCAGTATCACCATATAGATCAGTATTTTTAGATTGTCAAAGTATTAAAGCAAGGGATATATCAATTAAGGCCAATGATGAAGCATTGCTAACCATAATTCCATCTGCTTCATCCTATGTTGGTGGGGACATAGTATCAGGTATTATGGCTTCAGGTTTTCAAAATAATAAAAAAGCTGTGTATATAGATATTGGTACAAATGGTGAACTTGCAGCATTAAGGGATGGAAAGATAATATGTACTTCTACTGCTGCAGGACCAGCATTGGAAGGTATGAATATTGAGTGTGGATGCCGTGCAGAAGATGGAGCTATAGAAAGATTTGATATTGATGAAGAATATAATATTCATTATTCAACAATAGGAAATTCTAAAGCAATAGGAATTTGTGGTAGTGGCCTTATAGATATAGCTGGAGCATTGGTAAGAAGAGGCATTATAATGAAATCTGGCAGATGGAATAAGGATATACATCCTAAGTTAGCTGAAAGACTAGTGGATAAGAAATTCTATATAACTGATGATGTGTATATTTCTCAAAAGGATATAAGACAAATTCAATTAGCAAAGGGAGCTATAGCAGCTGGTGTAACAATGATGTTAGACCAAATAGGATTAGGTATTGAAGATATACCATTGATTTACATAGCTGGAGCTTTTGGTTATCATATAAATCCAAATAATATAAAGGAAATAGGATTGATACCTAAAGGCTTTAACGGAGATATAAAGTTCTTAGGAAATACTTCACTAGAAGGTGCAAGGCTTGCTTTGATTAATGCTGACTGCTATAAAATGGTGTATGATATAAAGGAAAACATGGAAGTACTAGAGTTGTCCTTAAAAGAGAATTTTCAGGATGTTTTCGTATCTCATCTAAATTTCTAG
- a CDS encoding sensor histidine kinase: MDNRLMSIFRYIIFGLLILGLITFGKSDIDARGIILLLLFIINSNLRFFAFRNRSAFVFISLILEILLSNIIYEHYGGIALFYFIPSIFDGVLYLKDKRALIIGLIIYLIIIFMTKDISLEILTLNIGVVTILFFISYYIKYEYRQKIAAEKLYFRLKASEEKLKKANMELEMYADSIKELTAMRERNRISREIHDSVGHCLSTIIIQLGAIGKMAKKDGEIASSMAENLREFAKAGLEEIRMAIRELKPVEMEKYEPIIAIENLTKQFSKLTGIDVNLGFSKETKPLTNEQFTVVYRVMQEFLSNSVRHGKATKVKVFMNFNDDQLIITLKDNGIGTDNLKKGMGLTNIWERVGELGGEVEYSTAKGKGFLLRVVISLKKEYIGEQYEYNQGFNSR; encoded by the coding sequence GTGGATAATAGGTTGATGTCTATATTCAGATACATAATATTTGGGTTGCTGATATTGGGTTTGATAACCTTCGGCAAAAGTGATATAGATGCACGTGGCATAATACTTCTCCTTCTCTTCATCATAAATAGCAATTTAAGGTTTTTTGCTTTTAGAAATAGGAGTGCTTTTGTGTTTATTTCATTAATCTTAGAGATACTTCTATCAAACATTATCTATGAACATTATGGTGGAATAGCTTTATTCTATTTTATACCAAGTATATTTGATGGAGTTTTATACTTAAAGGATAAACGAGCCCTTATTATTGGCTTAATAATATATTTAATCATAATTTTCATGACTAAGGATATAAGCCTTGAAATATTAACTTTGAACATAGGGGTAGTAACCATACTCTTTTTCATATCCTACTATATAAAATATGAATATCGTCAAAAGATAGCTGCAGAAAAGTTATATTTTAGATTAAAGGCTTCAGAGGAAAAGCTTAAAAAGGCAAATATGGAGTTGGAAATGTATGCAGACTCCATAAAGGAATTAACAGCCATGAGGGAAAGAAACAGGATTTCAAGAGAGATTCACGACAGCGTAGGCCATTGTCTTTCTACAATCATAATCCAGTTGGGAGCCATAGGGAAAATGGCTAAAAAAGATGGTGAAATTGCATCTAGTATGGCAGAAAACTTAAGGGAATTTGCTAAAGCTGGACTAGAAGAAATAAGGATGGCTATCAGAGAATTAAAGCCAGTGGAAATGGAAAAATACGAGCCCATAATTGCTATTGAAAACTTGACCAAGCAGTTCAGTAAACTTACAGGTATTGACGTAAATCTAGGATTTTCAAAAGAAACAAAACCTTTAACCAATGAGCAATTCACTGTAGTTTATAGGGTTATGCAGGAATTCCTTTCTAATTCAGTTCGCCATGGGAAGGCAACTAAGGTGAAGGTTTTCATGAACTTTAATGATGACCAGCTCATTATTACCTTAAAGGACAATGGTATAGGTACGGATAACCTTAAAAAGGGAATGGGTTTAACCAATATATGGGAAAGAGTGGGGGAATTAGGTGGAGAAGTTGAGTACAGCACTGCCAAGGGGAAAGGATTCCTATTGAGGGTAGTAATATCTTTGAAAAAGGAATATATAGGTGAGCAATATGAATATAATCAAGGTTTTAATAGTAGATGA
- a CDS encoding uroporphyrinogen decarboxylase family protein has protein sequence MADIFKCIGNEVEALPDSVLQGLNLSFEELNRYDSNIATLSKTLKEYKGSQFCRLPFCHTLEAETFGSKVVFDHIYGNRIGEYAINDIDSICDLKDFDLKKGRIAEVLKAISILKDEGENVFLEITGPFTIGTSIINSELFFKAIRKDREKVLELLKIIEDNVVDFILEGINSGADIISFADPAGTLDIVGPKIYKDLSGKSAYNILKRVEDKLGDSMVHLCGKTSSSLESIGLLETEKVMVEGQDYFGKILNIKNKRKDIKILGHWCLKTKAITNELTICKLI, from the coding sequence ATGGCAGATATATTTAAATGTATAGGAAATGAAGTAGAAGCGTTACCTGATAGTGTTTTACAAGGTTTAAATCTCTCCTTTGAAGAATTAAATAGGTATGATTCTAACATTGCTACTTTGTCAAAAACTTTAAAAGAGTATAAAGGTAGTCAATTTTGCAGATTACCCTTTTGTCATACTTTAGAAGCTGAAACCTTTGGATCTAAAGTGGTTTTTGACCATATATATGGTAATAGAATTGGAGAATATGCTATAAATGATATAGATTCAATATGTGATTTAAAGGATTTTGACTTAAAGAAAGGAAGAATTGCCGAAGTTTTAAAGGCTATAAGCATATTAAAGGATGAGGGAGAAAATGTATTTCTTGAAATAACTGGTCCTTTCACCATAGGAACATCAATTATTAATAGTGAACTGTTTTTTAAGGCCATTAGAAAGGATAGAGAAAAGGTTTTAGAATTATTAAAAATAATTGAGGATAATGTAGTGGACTTCATTCTGGAAGGGATAAATTCAGGAGCAGACATAATTTCTTTTGCTGATCCTGCGGGAACTTTAGATATAGTTGGGCCAAAGATTTATAAGGACTTATCTGGGAAATCAGCTTATAATATTTTAAAGAGAGTTGAAGATAAATTAGGTGATTCAATGGTTCATCTATGCGGTAAAACCTCTTCTTCTCTTGAATCTATAGGACTTTTAGAAACTGAAAAGGTAATGGTGGAAGGGCAAGATTATTTTGGAAAGATATTGAACATAAAAAATAAAAGAAAAGATATAAAAATCTTAGGTCATTGGTGCTTAAAAACAAAGGCAATAACTAATGAGTTGACAATTTGCAAACTTATTTAA
- a CDS encoding uroporphyrinogen decarboxylase family protein: MDYSELKLKMKEVKSEMTPSERMKKYLAGEEVDHIPYGLISLYEALSEIYGYTTSQLNSDFNIFAEIIERAREDFGLEGVNIGLRLRAMGAAMGSTLNYPEHGIDRIEEHILQDYNDWDKMVEIDPYNNRVLTPMLEKAAKVRERFPDMSISTGVAGPISTAIAIRPIEKVLRDTRKNPEKLKELIALAVDNSLKWVEAFTKEFGPGIVSISDPVTCTDILSLKQFEEFSFPELKRLILGIKEITGLKPSLHICGHTKGIWNYLKGLEISSFSVDNCEDLGETSEILGDTMTIVGNVPPVDILRNGTIDDVIESVKECIQKAAKSPKGYIISSGCQVPLGTPKENLEAYVYAVRTYGRGAKIGEMPLGMM, translated from the coding sequence GAAGAAGTATTTAGCAGGGGAAGAAGTAGACCATATTCCATATGGCTTGATTTCATTATATGAGGCCTTGTCTGAAATATACGGATATACTACCAGCCAATTGAACTCTGATTTTAATATATTTGCGGAAATTATTGAGAGAGCGAGAGAAGATTTTGGTTTAGAAGGTGTCAATATAGGCTTAAGACTTCGGGCCATGGGAGCAGCTATGGGGTCAACCCTTAACTATCCAGAGCATGGTATTGATCGTATAGAAGAACATATTTTGCAGGATTACAATGATTGGGACAAAATGGTTGAAATAGACCCATATAATAACAGAGTTTTGACACCAATGCTGGAAAAAGCAGCTAAGGTGAGAGAAAGATTTCCTGACATGTCCATAAGTACAGGTGTTGCAGGTCCAATATCTACTGCAATCGCTATCCGTCCTATTGAGAAAGTTCTAAGAGATACAAGAAAGAATCCAGAGAAACTAAAAGAGTTAATTGCCCTTGCTGTAGATAATTCCTTAAAATGGGTTGAAGCTTTCACTAAAGAATTTGGGCCAGGTATAGTTTCCATATCAGATCCTGTTACATGTACAGATATTTTAAGTCTAAAGCAATTTGAGGAGTTCTCTTTTCCAGAGCTTAAGCGACTTATATTAGGAATTAAAGAGATTACAGGTTTGAAACCTTCTTTACACATTTGTGGACATACTAAAGGTATATGGAATTATTTAAAAGGATTAGAAATATCTTCTTTCAGTGTAGACAACTGTGAAGACCTCGGAGAAACAAGTGAAATTTTAGGAGATACAATGACTATTGTGGGAAATGTTCCACCAGTAGATATTTTAAGAAATGGGACAATTGATGATGTCATAGAAAGTGTGAAAGAATGTATCCAGAAGGCTGCTAAATCACCAAAGGGATATATTATTTCTAGCGGATGCCAAGTGCCTTTAGGGACACCAAAGGAAAACCTAGAAGCATATGTTTATGCAGTAAGAACATATGGCAGAGGCGCTAAAATTGGTGAAATGCCTTTGGGAATGATGTAA
- a CDS encoding corrinoid protein has translation MARLKEELLKELSDCVFEMEDEKVISVAQEYIDIGYDPLEGITEGLVDGMNRAGVMYEEEEYFITDLLICSDAMYNGLNILRPHLPQNKLEGEKTYKCVIGVVEGDTHDIGKNLVKIMLETAGFEIYDLGRDVPLRNFIDKAKEVDADLICLSTLMTTTMPGMKKVVEMLKEENMYGKVKVMIGGGPVSQAYCDKIEAHGYSPNAVEAVKLAKSLVGMGIPAK, from the coding sequence ATGGCAAGATTAAAGGAAGAATTATTAAAAGAATTATCAGATTGTGTTTTTGAAATGGAAGATGAAAAGGTTATAAGTGTAGCACAAGAATATATAGATATCGGATATGATCCGCTAGAAGGTATTACAGAGGGATTAGTTGATGGAATGAATAGGGCTGGAGTAATGTATGAAGAAGAGGAATACTTTATAACTGATTTATTAATCTGTTCAGATGCCATGTATAATGGATTAAATATATTAAGGCCCCATTTACCTCAAAATAAACTTGAAGGAGAAAAGACTTATAAATGTGTCATAGGAGTTGTTGAAGGCGATACCCATGATATAGGGAAGAATCTAGTAAAAATCATGTTGGAAACTGCTGGTTTTGAAATTTATGATTTAGGACGAGATGTACCTTTAAGAAATTTCATTGATAAAGCCAAAGAAGTAGATGCTGACCTTATCTGTTTATCAACTTTAATGACGACTACTATGCCTGGCATGAAAAAAGTAGTTGAGATGCTTAAAGAAGAGAATATGTATGGAAAAGTAAAAGTAATGATAGGCGGTGGCCCTGTATCCCAAGCATACTGCGATAAAATCGAAGCTCATGGTTATTCACCCAATGCAGTAGAAGCTGTTAAACTAGCAAAGTCATTAGTCGGTATGGGTATTCCAGCGAAATAA
- a CDS encoding MtaA/CmuA family methyltransferase produces MNSRERLLSALKGNKVDRLPCICPGGMMNMIITELMERTGIMWPDAHIDANKMADLAAAVYEYGMFENYGVPFCMTIEAEAMGAGIDMGSKIFEPHVVDYVIDSVSEYNKLKALDVNSGRAKVTIDAISILNNKGGGVPIVGNLSGPISVASSLMEPVTYYKELRRKREDSHKFMEFVTEQIIKFGQAQVEAGADLITISDPSGTGEILGPKYFEEYAVKYLNMLIDGIREVDKDFPIIVHICGQMRSVYSQINELKADAFSFDAVVNIKEIRKHMEDKILMGNISSFALQSANEEKIKRMTENSINSGINIVSPACGLGTQSPMKNIQAILKTVRGEN; encoded by the coding sequence TTGAACTCAAGAGAAAGGCTTCTTTCTGCATTGAAGGGAAATAAAGTAGATAGACTACCTTGTATTTGCCCTGGTGGAATGATGAATATGATTATAACTGAATTAATGGAAAGAACAGGGATCATGTGGCCAGATGCTCATATAGATGCGAATAAAATGGCAGACCTTGCAGCAGCTGTATATGAATATGGGATGTTTGAAAACTATGGAGTTCCATTCTGCATGACTATTGAAGCAGAAGCTATGGGTGCAGGTATTGATATGGGTTCAAAAATATTCGAACCCCATGTTGTCGATTATGTTATTGATTCTGTGTCTGAATATAATAAACTAAAGGCATTAGATGTAAATAGTGGAAGGGCTAAGGTAACTATAGATGCCATTTCAATTTTAAATAATAAGGGAGGTGGAGTACCTATAGTTGGAAACCTTTCAGGGCCAATAAGTGTGGCTTCCTCATTAATGGAGCCGGTTACATATTATAAAGAACTAAGAAGGAAAAGAGAAGATTCACATAAATTTATGGAGTTTGTTACAGAGCAAATTATTAAATTTGGCCAAGCTCAAGTAGAAGCAGGAGCAGATTTAATCACTATATCGGATCCTAGTGGTACTGGAGAAATATTGGGGCCTAAATACTTTGAGGAATATGCGGTAAAATATCTCAATATGTTAATAGATGGCATTAGAGAAGTTGATAAAGACTTCCCAATAATTGTTCATATATGTGGTCAAATGCGCAGTGTATATTCTCAAATAAATGAGTTAAAAGCGGATGCCTTTAGCTTTGATGCAGTGGTTAACATAAAGGAAATACGAAAGCATATGGAAGACAAAATTTTAATGGGTAATATAAGTTCATTTGCCCTTCAATCTGCTAATGAAGAAAAGATTAAGAGGATGACAGAAAATTCAATCAATAGTGGTATAAATATTGTTTCGCCAGCTTGTGGACTTGGAACACAATCGCCAATGAAAAATATCCAAGCTATACTAAAAACCGTCAGGGGCGAAAATTGA